TTGGGGGCTTTCTGTGGGCATTTGCGGGTAATGAGCTGCTTCATCCTGAAATGTATAAGGAAGCTCGAACCCATCTGAATGTGCCCCTTGCAACCATAAATACCATAGTGCTTCTCACCTCTGGTTTTTTTGCTGCAGTAGCTCTTCGCTTCGTAAAACTTGGAGAGATAACGAAAACACGGGTTTCGTTATTGGGAGCAGGGCTACTTGGTGTCGTTTTCATGGCACTTAAGATATTCGAGTATCAGGAGAAATTTGCGCTCGGCATCGACATAGAAACCAACACATTTTACACGCTCTATTATCTCGTCACTGGGTTCCATCTGGCACACGTGATCTTCGGTTTGATCATTCTGGCCATCCTTGCCATATGGCCGACTGAAGAAAATCTGGAGTCTGGGACAGCCTTCTGGCACATGGTGGACCTGATCTGGGTCATAATCTTCCCTGTGTTTTATCTGATGGGGCAAGCACTATGAATAACACCAGCCAAATATCTCCTGATGCGGAAAACACACCTGAAACCCCGTTGGCCGATCTTGTAAAAGCTTGGGGCATGTTGGTTGCCCTAACGCTCTTGGGCTATACTCTGAGCCTCTTCAACAACGCTCTTCTTGTCTATGTTGGTCCGCTGATTATTGCCGCGCTTATACTCCTTAAAACGCGCATTATCCTGAAACGCTATCTGGGACTGACCCGCTGCCCCGCTTGGCTCTCCATGTTATCGAGTATGATCTTTACACTCACCGTGGTCTGCGCCGGATTGCTGACAATCGTTTCAGCCGGGTTGTTGCCGTAAGTGGGGGAGAGATAAAATCAGCAGCCTGAACCCAACGCTAACTTTTGCGGGGAACATATCTTTCCTCACGCAACATAGGGACGACGAGACCTTTTGATCCTGTTTGACGACAGTCCCTTCACCGCGTTGTATGAGGTGTTCATATGTGTTGGGCTCCACAATCAAGCAGAGCC
The window above is part of the Pseudovibrio sp. Tun.PSC04-5.I4 genome. Proteins encoded here:
- a CDS encoding cytochrome c oxidase subunit 3 family protein, with amino-acid sequence MDEIRVNTVPVDQSTLRSVAQASTPQREYQVESPWSLDNLPGDPMMWILILSEILVFGGFLWAFAGNELLHPEMYKEARTHLNVPLATINTIVLLTSGFFAAVALRFVKLGEITKTRVSLLGAGLLGVVFMALKIFEYQEKFALGIDIETNTFYTLYYLVTGFHLAHVIFGLIILAILAIWPTEENLESGTAFWHMVDLIWVIIFPVFYLMGQAL